From the genome of Saccopteryx bilineata isolate mSacBil1 chromosome 6, mSacBil1_pri_phased_curated, whole genome shotgun sequence, one region includes:
- the KPNA3 gene encoding importin subunit alpha-4, producing MAENPGLENHRIKSFKNKGRDVETMRRHRNEVTVELRKNKRDEHLLKKRNVPQEESLEDSDVDADFKAQNVTLEAILQNATSDNPVVQLSAVQAARKLLSSDRNPPIDDLIKSGILPILVKCLERDDNPSLQFEAAWALTNIASGTSAQTQAVVQSNAVPLFLRLLHSPHQNVCEQAVWALGNIIGDGPQCRDYVISLGVVKPLLSFINPSIPITFLRNVTWVIVNLCRNKDPAPPMETVQEILPALCVLIYHTDINILVDTVWALSYLTDGGNEQIQMVIDSGVVPFLVPLLSHQEVKVQTAALRAVGNIVTGTDEQTQVVLNCDVLSHFPNLLSHPKEKINKEAVWFLSNITAGNQQQVQAVIDAGLIPMIIHQLAKGDFGTQKEAAWAISNLTISGRKDQVEYLVQQNVIPPFCNLLSVKDSQVVQVVLDGLKNILIMAGDEASTIAEIIEECGGLEKIEVLQQHENEDIYKLAFEIIDQYFSGDDIDEDPSLIPEATQGGTYNFDPTANLQTKEFNF from the exons AACAAAAGAGATGAACACTTACTGAAAAAAAGGAATGTTCCCCAAGAAGAAAGTTTAGAAGATTCAGATGTTGATGCTGATTTTAAAGCA caaaaTGTAACACTAGAAGCTATATTGCAG AATGCCACAAGTGATAACCCCGTGGTGCAGTTGAGTGCTGTCCAGGCTGCAAG AAAACTATTATCCAGTGACAGAAACCCACCAATTGACGACCTAATAAAATCTGGGATTTTACCAATTCTAGTCAAATGTCTAGAAAGGGATGATAA TCCTTCATTACAGTTTGAAGCTGCTTGGGCATTAACTAATATAGCATCAGGAACTTCTGCACAGACTCAAGCTGTTGTACAATCTA ATGCTGTTCCTCTTTTTCTGAGACTTCTCCATTCACCACATCAGAATGTTTGTGAACAAGCAGTATGGGCTTTGGGAAACATCATAG GTGATGGTCCTCAATGTAGAGATTATGTCATATCACTGGGAGTTGTCAAACCTCTTCTGTCCTTCATCAATCCCTCCATTCCCATCACCTTCCTTCGGAACGTCACATGGGTCATTGTCAATCTCTGCAGGAATAAGGACCCCGCACCGCCCATGGAGACAGTTCAGGAG ATTTTGCCAGCTCTTTGTGTCCTCATATACCATACAGACATAAAC ATTCTTGTGGATACTGTTTGGGCTCTGTCATACCTGACAGATGGAGGTAATGAGCAGATACAGATGGTTATTGATTCAGGGGTTGTGCCATTTCTCGTGCCCCTTCTGAGCCACCAGGAAGTGAAAGTTCAA ACggcagcactcagagcagttGGCAACATAGTGACTGGCACCGACGAGCAGACCCAGGTGGTCCTCAACTGCGATGTCCTGTCACACTTCCCAAATCTCTTGTCACATCCAAAGGAGAAGATAAATAAG GAAGCAGTGTGGTTCCTTTCCAACATAACAGCAGGCAACCAGCAACAAGTTCAAGCTGTAATAGATGCTGGATTAATCCCTATGATCATTCATCAGCTTGCTAAG GGAGACTTTGGAACACAAAAAGAAGCTGCTTGGGCAATCAGCAACTTAACAATAAGTGGCAGAAAAGATCAA GTTGAGTACCTTGTACAGCAAAACGTAATACCACCATTCTGTAATTTACTGTCCGTGAAAGATTCTCAAGTTGTTCAGGTGGTTCTAGATGGTCTGAAAAACATTCTGATAATGGCTGGTGATGAAGCAAGCACAATAGCTGAAATCATAGAAGAATGTGGAG GTTTGGAGAAAATTGAAGTTTTACAGCAACATGAAAATGAAGACATATATAAATTAGCATTTGAAATCATAGATCAGTATTTCTCTGGTGATGAT ATTGATGAAGATCCTAGCCTCATTCCTGAAGCAACACAAGGAGGTACTTACAATTTTGACCCGACAGCCAACCTTCAAacaaaagaatttaatttttga